The genomic region TCTCTGAGAAACGAGGCGAGCTGACCGCGGGCCTGGAACACCTGGTCCGCTGAAGAAGGTTGGCGGACGACTTTGGAGAGATCGGTTTGCATCTCCAGGTCGGTGTGCCGATTGTTATAGATTCCGGCTCCCCATTCTTCACGTTCGCTCTTCTTGAATATGGGTTGCGGCATCTCGAACTCACGAAGCTCACCTGCCAGAGCAGTCAGGCGGGCCGATGATGCCTTTACTTGGGCTACATCCTGCAAGCCGTCGCCCAATGCAATCAAAGTATCTAGCGACACCAGTCGCTGCGCATCGAGGACAGCCCGCATGCGCGATGCCACTTCCTGGTGCATGCGCTGACCCTCAGGAGTGGATTGTCGCGGGCCCGCTAGCAGGTTGATGACCTCGTTCTGCGATGCCTCCGGCTTACTAGCTGAAGCGACAAGCAGCTCTCGCAGGGCGCTGCGTCCAGCGTCAAAGACACCTGTAGAGGTTGTGATCTTGTCGAAGGGATAGATAACCCGCTGGAAAGACCCGTTCAAGTCCTTTTTGGGAATCTGGTTTTGACGAGCCAATATCTGCCACATTCCAACGCTGGACTGGAACATGCCGAGCGCATTCCCGCGAATGTAATGGTTCGGCAGATTGTCGAGCCGTTCCGCGGTTGTTAGGAAAGTGCTGATTGAGGTGTCGTCAAGGGATGGGAACTCGGAGAACACAAGATATTGGTCTCCAAACTTTGAAAATCTACTCGCCATCAATAACACTGTTTCGGCACTCAAGCGATGGTGCGCGCCCCGTCCAGCGTCGAGTTCGCTCAACATCAGGTAGGCCTGCAGCGGCCCTACTTCCGTATCCACGCGAGAGATGGCAACCAAGGCCTCAAGCAGCTGTTCAGAATTATTCCAGCCGTGCGCCTTCTTACCCCAATCGCGCGTGACATCTGAGTAGTTCTTCTGATGGAGCACACGCTTCCACACTTCAAGATTGCCCGGCACATGGGGTTCGCCGTTCGCCTCCCATTCCAGGCGGGTTAGGAGAAGCAAGAGACCAGGAGCCGGACGAAACACCGATCTTGCAGCCTCCGCTGGAGGAGCATCCTGACGCCGCAATGCTTCGTAAAAAGGTTTGAGCCTGCGAGGCTCGGTAAAATGTGCCTGCTGCGTTCGATTGATGCGAGAGAGCGCATCGAAGTACGCGGCGAGCCAGCCGTTGTCCTTGGAAGCTAACCGGGCAATGAACTCTCCGCCGGCATCAGGACCGACTCCCACCAGATCGCGCCAAACAGCTTCGGCGCTGGTGCCACCGGGTACCACAACATGTCCGGAGCGAAAGCGAATGCGGCTGCCATAGAAATCCAGAATCGGGCCATAAGGAGCAAGACGCTTCAACCCAGGGGACTGGTGCAATGCAGCCTGGGTTTCCGAGTCCATCTGGGCGAATGCCCAATAGAGGCGGGACAGCGCTGAATCGCGCATCAGGGAGTCGATGAGATTCTTGTTTCCCGTCCAGTCCGCTTCAGCAAACAGCATCGGAACGCGAGAGCCGCGGAACGGATATGAGAACGGCTGGCCGCCTTGAAGAGCTTTTTCCAATTCCGGCAATGGGAATCCGGAATCAACTGTGACAAACGCTCGTTGCGGGTCGGCCGTTTCCAGATAGCTGCCGGCCTGTCCACAATCGGTGCGAGTTCGATATCCGAGCACTTGGAGTAACGGTCGTGCCTGTTCGCAGTTGGCAACCCGAAGCACACCTTCAGCGCCCGCCATGACGTCAAGTTCTCGCGCCTGCTGCACATACCGGCTCAACAAAATGAGAAATTCCGTGGGACGCACATGCGCCGACGGTCCTTCATATCCCAGCAAGAAGACGTTTCGCGCCAGCAGAGGGATAACTTCCTCAGGAGCAGCCTTCTGGCTGATGCCAGCCATGCGGAGGAAGGACCGCAACGGCCCTGGAACTTCCACCGTTGCTTCAGACGATTGAGTATCGACAGTCGGAGAAGTGCCAACGGGTGTCTTGCCCCATGAGTAGGGCGTAACGCAAAAAGAAGCAAATAGAAAAGCCGCTACGGAAACTGCGCGCAGAGTACATGGAGCTTTCATGGCTGGAGCCCTCTCCGAACCCTGGAGACACCTGCCAGCTAATCTTCGCGGGGACGAAACGGAATAGAAACTTCGCCGTAACGACCGGCTAGCCGAAGTGGGGAAAGGTACCAGTCCGTCGACGCCGCTTAAATTAGGGGTTTGGCTTTATATCGTCGTTGGTGTCCCCCGGGTCCCTCGAACAAAATCGGCCCACAAGATAAACCATCTATGGCGCTAAGTCCAAGGCCAAATCCTGCGAGAGAGGGCTGGCAATGGTATTGACGGACGGCTACTGGGTTTATTGTGCGAAACCGCTGAAGGCGGGCTCTGCAGGCGAGGCGTGACGACCCGACCGCGACGTCTTTGGGGAAATTCCGCTATGGCCGAAACGCTGCCGCGAAATTCGGTTGAATCGTTGCAGAGGGAATGTCCCAGCTCATGGCTGACCGCCTCGTCCAGCAGGTGGTCAAGAGGAAGCATTGGCTCTTGTACTCGCAAATCGACGAGCGGAGCAGCGACATTATACTCACCGAAAACTTCCGCTAGTTGCTTCACTGGAACTCTCGTGCGAGAGCAACTGTGTCCGGGCATTCGCTTTCCGACAGGGCCCGGGGCACGGTCAACTGCTCTTATAGAACCCGTCTCGACGATGGCTGGAATGGCGTCGCTCTGTGCGCGCCAGAGTCCAAGCAAATCCAGAAACGAAAAGAAGAATTGGGCCTCCGAGAAGTACAACTGCCAGTCCATTGTGGGAAAATCCCCATCCCCAGAGGGTGTTGATTAGGTGATAGGTGAATACGTTGGGAGCAAAGTCAGCATGAAGCGTGAGATAGAAGTAGATGTGGAACGCTAAGACGAATAGTCCAATGCCACAAAGCATCGAATGACACCCACAACGAAGGACTTTCTCAAAATGGAAAATGGTAGTTGTCGCCTTGCCAGTTTCTGAAAGGCGAACAGAACGACGTATAGGCCTAGCAATATGAAGACGGCGGCGGTGACCCAAATTATGCTTTCCCGCCACACAGCTATCATCGGGTGCATGGGATTCCTGTACAGCTCCATGTAGTAGATGTGCAGGCGCACCAGGCAGACATAAGCACCGAAGCCTGAGAGGACAACTCCACACAACAGAAGCCCCAACAAACCAGATCTAATTACGGCTGCAGAAAATCTTCCGGTCATGGGTTGGCAATGCAATAGACGTCGATAATCGGGTCCTAGTTCCGTGAAATCTCTAAATGCGTCGCCTATTGCGTCCAAGGATTGTAGGTGCCAAGTTCAAGATGTGACCTTCTAGATCGCGGCAGGCATAGCCGCGTCCGCCGTCAGGGAATTCCATTCGGCCGTCTTGTAAAAATGGGCTCTTGTTGGCCAGGAGTACGGCTCGTGTACGCTGAAGGCATGGACATCCAGCTCAGCGAAGTCGAAGCTCGAGTTTTAGGATCGCTGATCGAAAAAGAGATTACGACGCCGGATTATTATCCGCTCTCGTTGAACGCTCTGGTGAACGCGTGCAATCAGAAGAACAATCGCGAGCCGGTGATGAGCCTCGACGAAGACGCTGTGCGGAAAGCTCTCGATGGTCTGCAGAGCCACAGGCTCGCCGGTCCCGCCCGCGGCGCTGACAGTAGAGTCACGAAGTATGAACATCGCATTCAGGAAGTATTCAATTTCACACGAGGCGAAGCCGCGATCTTGTGTGTACTCCTGCTGCGCGGGCCGCAAACTCCGGGCGAGCTCCGTAGCCGAACTGAGCGGATGTTCCGCTTTGAGCATCTGGAGGATGTGCAGTCCACGTTGCAACGTCTCATCGAGCGTGAACCACCGCTTGTCGCTATGTTGCAGCGGCAGCCTGGCACGAAGGAATCGCGCTACATGCACTTGTTCTCCGGTCATTCGGAGCCTTCGGCACAGCCAGTGAGCGTAGCTCGCGACGACGAAGGCGGCAGAACGGCGCGACTGGAGAACGAATTCGAAAAACTTCGCGCGGAATTAGAAGAAGTGAAGCGGCAGCTGGCAGATCTTCGCAGGCAGCTCGAATGAAAGGCAACTACTCACGCAGATAAACACGGATTCATGGATGCACGCAGATCTTATGTGGGTAACCAGACCCCGGTTCAGCACCAGCAACAAAAAAATCTGCGTCTATCCTGAAATCAGCGTGTATCAGCGGAAGTAGTTTCTCTTGCCGTTAGCTGAGGCAACTACTCACGCGGGATCCAAGGGCGAGCTATTGCCGAAGAGTGGACTTTTCCGAGTCGACAGACTTCTTAACGTCGGTTCCGGAGGCTGCTTTCGGGCGTGTTGACCGCATACCGATCAGGGGTCCCTGGTAGCTCAGTTCGCTGACTTCTGTGTCCCGGCTTGGGTTCTGCATGGCGACGTTTCACCTCGGATGCCCCCACTCTATCTGTAGACCTAAGAGTCGCCTAGATTACCAAAGGAATCATCTAAGTTGCTCATTTTAGGAATGTTATATTGATGGCGGAGGAGTAGATATTGGCCGGTCTGTAAA from Terriglobales bacterium harbors:
- a CDS encoding YceH family protein, which encodes MYAEGMDIQLSEVEARVLGSLIEKEITTPDYYPLSLNALVNACNQKNNREPVMSLDEDAVRKALDGLQSHRLAGPARGADSRVTKYEHRIQEVFNFTRGEAAILCVLLLRGPQTPGELRSRTERMFRFEHLEDVQSTLQRLIEREPPLVAMLQRQPGTKESRYMHLFSGHSEPSAQPVSVARDDEGGRTARLENEFEKLRAELEEVKRQLADLRRQLE